In the genome of Dyadobacter fermentans DSM 18053, the window ACTGTTGATGATCGGTTTTTTGGATGGCGCGATTGCTTAAAAATCGTGCCCGATCAACAGCCTGAACCCGCATGCCTCCTACTTCACCCGCTTGGCCGAAGCGTCGAACATATTCATCATATTGCCTTTCAGGTTATCGTCGTCTACTTTCGAAAGGTCGAGCGTAACGTCGTAGCCCTGCGCTGTGAAGCCGATAATGATCTTGTCCGCTGCCTCGTCAATGCCGGTAATCGCGATTTTGTCCGCGCTCGGGTCCGTAGCGTTGGTGATCTGTCCGGTCAGTTTCCCATCCGTCCGGGTGAGGTCGGCCAGGAGCTTTGCATCGCCGTTAGGTGTACCCACAACCGTGATTTCCCACTTGCCCGCAAAGAAATCGGCAGGCGCAGCGGTTTGGGCAATGCTGGTGCAAACGACGCCCAGCATTAAAAAGAGCATGATCATAGAACCGATTCTTCTCATAGTCGCAATGGATTTGTGGTTAAAATAAAATGAAACCGCGATCAGCAGGAGTCGCTGTGCCGATCAGCTGAGACAAAGTAAAGAAGAAGTTCTCTTATTGTCTATAATAAAGACAATAATATTTTTGCAAATAAATACCCTTTTAATGCAAACTTGCTTCATGGCCGGATTTAAGCGGATTTGTCTGAATCACCCCTTGAAAAAGTCTGGTTCACCGACCGTCCGCGCATCCGCAGCCGGGTAATTTTGCAAAAAGATTTCACCATGAAAATGAAACCCGCGGAGTTTATCGCCCTCTCCGCCTGCACGATGACGCTCACCGCGTTGGGAATCGACGTAATGCTGCCTGCCTTCGGCGATGTACGGCGCCATTTCGGCCTCAGCGCCGACTCCACCGCCACCGCGCAAATCATTTCGTTCTTTTTCATGGGGCAAGTCGCGCAAATCATTTTTGGCGCCTTATCCGATCGCTTCGGCAGGCTTCCTATCCTTCGGACCGGCTTTCCGCTTTACATTATCGGCGGGATCGTCGCGGCCATTGCGCCCGACCTGCCTATCATGCTTACCGCCCGCTTTTTCGCCGGCATGGGCGCGTCGGCCGTGTTCATGACCACCATCGCGGGTGTCCGCGACCGCTTTGTGGGTGATCATATGGCGCGTATCCTGTCACTCATCTTCACGATTTTCCTCTTCACGCCTGTATTCGCGCCGTTCCTGGGCCTGGCTATATTATCGGTGGCTTCCTGGAAAATGGTTTTTCTCACGCCTCCGCTGTTTGCGGTGGCGGTGTTCATCTGGTCGCTTCGGTTGGAAGAGTCCCTCCCACCCGCGCAGCGGACGTCACTTACGCGTGCGCACATCGGCCGGTCGATTGCCAGAGTGCTGGGTAACCGCACTTTTGTGCGCTACACCACGATCACGACATTGCTTTTCACCGCGCTAAGCTCTTACGTGTCCAGTTCGGAACATATTGTTGGGGAAATTTATGGCAGGCCGGAGCTGTTTGCCTGGATTTTTGCGGGAATGGGCGTCATGATGTCGCTCTGTGCATTGCTGAATTCGCGGCTTTCGTCCACGTTCGGAGCGCGGAAAACGATTCAATGGCTGCTGATCATCTACACGACCGTGGGCGCGGCCTTGCTCGCGTTCACCTCGGCGTTCGGCGATCCGCCGCAAATGCCGGTGTTTTTTGCCGCGATCACCATCATGCTTGCCATCAATCTGGCCGTGGAGCCCAACAGTAGCGCGCTAGCGCTCGAACCGATGGGCGAAATGGCCGGAATGGCATCGGCCATTTACGGCACCTGCTTCTTTTTCGTGGGTGCGCTGTTCGGTTCGGTCACGAGCCACCTGATGGTGGACGGCGTGTTTCCGCTTGTGCTATGCTTTTTTGTTTTCGGGCTGATATCGGTGGCGCTGGTGCTAACCGACCGCCGGCCGGCCGGAGAAGTTTCCTAGCTGCGTTTCCACTTCTTTTTCATGGCCGAATAGGATTTTTTGCTCACGGTTTTCTTACTCTTCGACCGCGACGTGCCTTTCTTTTTGCGCGCATTAATATTGTTAACCAGCGAATTCTTCACGCCGAGCTTGTTGCGTTTGGTGTTTCTTTTCTTCTTAGTTGTTGACATATCTTTTTTGTTTTGATAATAGATATGTCAATATCCGTGCCGCATAGGACCTCGTTTACGAAAACGAAGGACAATGATATTCAACTCGCAGGTCTGCATTGGCCTACAATGCTGCATTTGCCTCACAAATCCCTAGTCATTCGAAGAACTGCATGAATCGCCGGATGAATCCGAAGAAGAATCGCTGCCGGAGCCGTCGCTATCGCAGCTACTTCCCGAATCATCGTAGCTGAAAGCGTTGCCGGCATCGCCAGCATCGGATGGATCGCTTCCATACGCGCCCGTATCGTAGGATTCGCCTCCAAACGTGCCTGTATCGTAGGATTCGCCTCCAAACGTGCCCGTATCGTAGGATTCGCCCGCGCCTCCGCCACCAAACTCGGCCCCTCCGAAAGCCAACGGTTCGTACAGGGTATTTTCAGATCCGGGACTATTTGTATAAAACTGATCCGAAGAGCCGGAATGACCGAATGCCGTCGGGTGATCATCGATTGCATTACCCCGGTTTGGAGGTGCTACGCGTTTTCTGTAAGCAATGGTATTCTGCCTTCCGGCGCGCAAAAACAGGAGCACCAGCGCAATGATGACGAGCAATATAACCGCTTCGAACATATCAGGTAAGTTTGGGATGAGTACCCAATATACCCGTCGCTACACCTCTCCCCGCATCCGATTAGCAGGCGGAGACAAACAGTTAGCGTCCGTTTGTAATCTGCTTCCCGACCACCAGTTTATCCCCCGAATCGTCCACTTCGAACAGCTTCGGAACGCGCACCGTACGGCCGTTTACACCGCGATGGCTGTGAATGGACATCAGCAATCTGCCGTCGAAGGTGCGGAACAACATGCCGTGTCCGAAGTTGGGCGGCGTGATCGGTTCCTTTTCCTGGATCCAGGGGCCATCGAGCGTGCCGCTTTGGGAGTAGGCAACGCCTTGCGTGTACACGTCGTAAATCCAGCTCGTCCAGAGCATTCCCAGCTTGCCTGTTTGGGTACGGAATACCCACGGACCATCTGTCACTTTGTTGGGCCTGTCGGAACCGTCCTTGTTTTTCTCGCGGCTCCACGGCGAGTCGCTGGCCAGGAAAAGGAGCTTTGCCGGACCGGTAGTGCCGCTGAAATCCGGTTTCAATGCGATCTTTTCGACCGTTCCATTGCCATTTTGCAGCCATTCGTGGCAAAAAAGCATGTAGGGCTTACCATCGGTGTCGGTCCAGAGGGTAGCATCGAGCGTCAGCTTGTCGGCCGGCAGGTAAACGGAATCCTTCATGGGTGCATACGGGCCATCCGGACGATCACTTACAAGCACGTGGCACGCGCGCCGTTCAAGGCCTTCGCCCAGCTTGACAGCCTTGTTGGTGAAGGTCGCGAAATAATAGTATTTGCCCTTGTAAGCATGCAGCTCGGCGGCCCATATCATCGGCTCAGGCCCCATCCAGGACTTCGGGTCGGTTTTCGCCACCGTGTAAGGTCCGGTCCATTTCTTCAAATCCTTACTCTTCCAGAGTTTGCCGCCTGTGCCGGTCATGTAGTAGGTTTGGGAAGGTCCATCGGCGAGGATAAATGGGTCGCTCAGCCGGATCGAATCCAGCGGAATGTCGTTCCGCACCGGCTGTGCGGCATTTTGCGCCCTTACGCCACCAGCTAGTGCAATGGAAAGTGAAACGGACAAAACAGCGCGTTTGATAAGGGATAGGAGCATTTGGAAAAGTAATAATGGAAAATCAGTACCAGACGCCAAAATAACGAAATTACCTACTGCCGCGGCGGGTGCGGGTCAATAAATATGCCATCCGCGCGCGGGGAAACGGTTGTGCAATGCATTGGGGAAAAGATGCAACTCT includes:
- a CDS encoding MFS transporter, encoding MKMKPAEFIALSACTMTLTALGIDVMLPAFGDVRRHFGLSADSTATAQIISFFFMGQVAQIIFGALSDRFGRLPILRTGFPLYIIGGIVAAIAPDLPIMLTARFFAGMGASAVFMTTIAGVRDRFVGDHMARILSLIFTIFLFTPVFAPFLGLAILSVASWKMVFLTPPLFAVAVFIWSLRLEESLPPAQRTSLTRAHIGRSIARVLGNRTFVRYTTITTLLFTALSSYVSSSEHIVGEIYGRPELFAWIFAGMGVMMSLCALLNSRLSSTFGARKTIQWLLIIYTTVGAALLAFTSAFGDPPQMPVFFAAITIMLAINLAVEPNSSALALEPMGEMAGMASAIYGTCFFFVGALFGSVTSHLMVDGVFPLVLCFFVFGLISVALVLTDRRPAGEVS
- a CDS encoding glycoside hydrolase family 43 protein, yielding MLLSLIKRAVLSVSLSIALAGGVRAQNAAQPVRNDIPLDSIRLSDPFILADGPSQTYYMTGTGGKLWKSKDLKKWTGPYTVAKTDPKSWMGPEPMIWAAELHAYKGKYYYFATFTNKAVKLGEGLERRACHVLVSDRPDGPYAPMKDSVYLPADKLTLDATLWTDTDGKPYMLFCHEWLQNGNGTVEKIALKPDFSGTTGPAKLLFLASDSPWSREKNKDGSDRPNKVTDGPWVFRTQTGKLGMLWTSWIYDVYTQGVAYSQSGTLDGPWIQEKEPITPPNFGHGMLFRTFDGRLLMSIHSHRGVNGRTVRVPKLFEVDDSGDKLVVGKQITNGR